The Hahella sp. HNIBRBA332 genome window below encodes:
- the fepD gene encoding Fe(3+)-siderophore ABC transporter permease → MSGATLSPSSNSSLPVRRRDSGRTGWAIFLVSLALLSLIAALSLILGAKAIPFATVVDSLSGDASGPDATIILESRLPRTLLGLLAGAALGASGALIQALTRNPLAEPGILGVNAGAGLAMVLGVAFFGVHSQVGYLGLASLGALLTTVLVFFAGYYGATRMDPLRFVLAGVAIGAVMAGAASAVTLLHPSVFDTMRYWSAGSLNVRSLEPVLWVAPVIVAGILLALFLATPLNAIAMGEDLAVALGAKPQWVQGLSILAITLLCGGATAATGPIAFVGLMIPHIARWLMGADQRWIILLTLTLSPCLLLSADILGRFLAPGELRVSIVTAFLGAPILIWLARRHQGGA, encoded by the coding sequence TTGAGCGGCGCTACTCTCTCCCCCTCCTCCAATTCCTCCCTGCCTGTTCGTCGACGTGACTCAGGAAGGACAGGTTGGGCTATTTTTCTGGTCAGTCTGGCGCTGTTGAGTCTGATCGCCGCACTCAGTCTGATTCTGGGAGCGAAGGCGATTCCCTTCGCCACCGTGGTGGACAGCCTGTCTGGCGACGCCAGCGGTCCTGACGCCACCATCATTCTGGAAAGCCGCTTACCTCGTACGCTATTGGGTTTGTTGGCCGGAGCCGCCTTGGGGGCTTCCGGGGCGTTGATCCAGGCATTAACCCGCAACCCTCTGGCGGAACCTGGCATACTTGGCGTCAACGCCGGCGCTGGCCTGGCGATGGTTCTCGGGGTGGCGTTTTTCGGCGTTCATTCACAAGTGGGATATCTCGGACTGGCGTCGCTAGGGGCCTTGCTCACCACGGTGTTGGTGTTCTTCGCCGGTTATTACGGAGCGACGCGCATGGACCCATTGCGTTTCGTGCTGGCGGGGGTCGCCATTGGCGCAGTCATGGCTGGCGCCGCATCCGCGGTCACCCTGCTACATCCCTCCGTCTTCGACACCATGCGTTATTGGAGCGCGGGCTCATTGAACGTGCGCAGTCTGGAGCCAGTATTGTGGGTCGCTCCGGTCATCGTTGCCGGGATTCTCCTGGCGCTGTTCCTGGCGACGCCGCTTAACGCCATCGCCATGGGTGAAGATCTGGCGGTAGCGCTGGGCGCGAAGCCACAATGGGTGCAGGGCCTGTCCATCCTGGCGATCACCTTGCTGTGCGGAGGCGCCACCGCGGCGACGGGCCCTATTGCTTTCGTGGGCCTGATGATTCCCCATATCGCGCGCTGGTTGATGGGCGCCGATCAGCGCTGGATCATCCTGCTGACCCTGACCCTCTCCCCCTGTTTACTGCTGTCAGCGGATATCCTGGGACGCTTCCTCGCCCCAGGCGAACTGCGCGTCTCTATTGTCACCGCCTTTCTCGGCGCGCCAATACTGATCTGGCTGGCGCGACGCCATCAGGGAGGCGCGTAG
- the entS gene encoding enterobactin transporter EntS: MSKSSIFVDFSLLKNNAHFRAVFVARMMSVFALGILTVAVPVQIHELTGSTLQVGLAMALDSVGMFVGLMCGGVLADRFDRRKLILTARFLCGVGFLALALNSFVAEPSLLALYIVSAWDGFFGAMGVTALMASIPTLVGRENLAAAGALSMLTVRFGAVMSPAVGGLIIVSADVSWNYLLAGVGTVATLLPLVRLPSLKPGDHPPGHPLQALLEGFQFLCRHKIVGAVIVVGAAQTMLSAIRVLFPALAEEGYGGGAFEVGLMFSAVPLGAMLGAFTSGWVGGWRRPGALMLGAMSASALAVASLGVVSHIWLALVALALVGYLGSITSLLQFMLVQSHTPDHLLGRVNSLWSAQDVVGDGVGAVGLGALARAVTPVLGVFSFGVAVAMAGAALTLGFSSLRTLQSGAPPEETNPMSGFAAESEEPA; the protein is encoded by the coding sequence ATGAGCAAATCATCTATTTTTGTGGACTTCAGTCTGCTCAAAAACAACGCGCACTTTCGCGCCGTTTTCGTGGCGCGAATGATGTCGGTATTCGCCCTTGGCATTCTCACGGTCGCCGTTCCGGTGCAGATACACGAGCTTACCGGCTCAACGCTGCAAGTCGGCTTAGCTATGGCGCTAGACAGCGTCGGCATGTTTGTCGGTCTAATGTGCGGTGGTGTATTGGCGGATCGCTTCGACCGCCGCAAGTTGATTCTGACGGCGCGCTTTCTGTGTGGCGTCGGGTTTCTCGCCCTGGCGTTAAACAGTTTCGTAGCGGAGCCGTCGCTGCTGGCGTTATATATCGTTTCCGCCTGGGACGGCTTTTTCGGCGCCATGGGCGTCACGGCGCTGATGGCTTCGATTCCAACCCTGGTGGGCCGTGAAAACCTGGCCGCCGCCGGGGCTTTGAGCATGCTTACCGTGCGCTTTGGCGCGGTGATGTCTCCAGCGGTGGGCGGTCTGATTATCGTCTCCGCCGACGTGAGCTGGAACTACCTGCTGGCGGGCGTCGGCACTGTGGCGACCTTGCTGCCTCTGGTGCGACTGCCTTCCTTGAAACCCGGGGATCATCCGCCAGGGCATCCTCTGCAAGCGTTACTGGAAGGCTTTCAATTTCTCTGTCGCCACAAAATAGTCGGCGCGGTGATAGTCGTGGGCGCGGCGCAAACAATGCTGAGCGCCATTCGCGTGCTGTTTCCCGCGCTGGCTGAAGAAGGCTATGGCGGCGGCGCCTTTGAAGTCGGGCTGATGTTCTCCGCTGTGCCTCTGGGCGCGATGCTCGGCGCCTTCACCAGTGGCTGGGTCGGCGGCTGGCGGCGCCCTGGCGCGTTGATGTTGGGCGCGATGAGCGCCTCGGCGTTGGCGGTGGCGTCGCTTGGCGTAGTGAGCCATATCTGGCTGGCTCTAGTGGCGTTGGCGCTGGTCGGCTATCTCGGGTCCATCACGTCTCTATTGCAGTTCATGCTGGTGCAAAGCCATACGCCAGATCACCTGCTGGGGCGGGTGAACAGCCTGTGGAGCGCTCAGGATGTGGTTGGCGACGGCGTTGGCGCGGTTGGACTGGGCGCGTTAGCGCGGGCGGTGACGCCGGTGCTGGGCGTCTTTTCCTTCGGCGTTGCGGTGGCGATGGCGGGGG